The Haploplasma axanthum region TAACTTCCACCTCCTTGAGCGTACTCTATTAATCACTTATTTACTCAAATTAGTCAAGTCATTTAAGCGGTAAAGATTACCTGTCTTGATACAATATTTTCCTGCTATAAATGATTCTGATTTTAAGTAGTCGTTTTTACTAATTACGCCGTCATTTAACATCTTTTGAATTGGTGCCATCGACAGATAATACATCTCTAAGTCACTTCGCTTCATTATTGGCACCAACTTTACTTATTTTTGACTTTATGTAACATTCCTGACTACAGTAAATTCTTTTCTTATTACCATATGCTACAAACTCTTTATTACAGTTTTTACACTGATGAGTATAATAAGCCTTCTTATTGACTTTATTTTGGTTTTTGTTCCACCAATTATAGCGACACTTGTCAGAACAGAAAACTTTTTTCCTTTTACCCTCAATTGAA contains the following coding sequences:
- a CDS encoding SHOCT domain-containing protein, which codes for MKRSDLEMYYLSMAPIQKMLNDGVISKNDYLKSESFIAGKYCIKTGNLYRLNDLTNLSK
- a CDS encoding type I phosphoribosyltransferase; its protein translation is MNNDDLNNQILKLRNKGYGYKRIAKELSISVSAARYVCLKNDEKSKTTHCKNCSLSIISIEGKRKKVFCSDKCRYNWWNKNQNKVNKKAYYTHQCKNCNKEFVAYGNKKRIYCSQECYIKSKISKVGANNEAK